In one window of Tellurirhabdus rosea DNA:
- a CDS encoding MOSC domain-containing protein, translating into MAETIKDLFEVFPRPGRLDWIGIRPVRREAVDVVSEAILSETEGIQGDHYSGRSGNRHVTLIQAEHLPAIASFVGREQLDPALLRRNLVISGLNLLALKDKQIQVGEVVLQITGQCHPCSRMEETLGPGGYNAVRSHGGMTARVVQGGRIQVGDTVHVKQSSAPLPG; encoded by the coding sequence ATGGCTGAAACAATAAAAGACCTTTTTGAGGTCTTCCCCCGCCCCGGTCGGCTGGACTGGATCGGCATTCGGCCCGTTCGGCGGGAGGCCGTTGACGTTGTCAGTGAAGCGATCCTGAGCGAAACGGAAGGCATTCAGGGCGATCATTATTCGGGGCGGAGCGGCAACCGGCACGTCACGCTCATCCAGGCAGAACACCTGCCGGCCATTGCGTCGTTTGTCGGGCGTGAACAGCTCGACCCCGCCCTGCTGCGGCGAAATCTGGTCATTTCGGGCCTGAACCTGCTGGCGCTAAAGGACAAACAGATTCAGGTCGGGGAAGTGGTCCTGCAAATTACCGGACAGTGCCATCCCTGTTCCCGGATGGAGGAAACGCTCGGTCCCGGCGGTTACAATGCCGTGCGTAGCCACGGCGGCATGACGGCCCGGGTGGTGCAGGGCGGCCGGATTCAGGTCGGCGACACGGTCCATGTAAAACAGAGCAGCGCACCGTTGCCCGGTTAG
- a CDS encoding type II toxin-antitoxin system VapC family toxin has protein sequence MTGNYLLDTNIIVAFLKGESSIVERVVSPIELKVCSIIIGELLYGAYNSTKVEANLERVEQVKELIDSIPINDGTAAVYGRLKQHLKRNGTPIPENDVWIAAIALQNNLTLATRDRHFDKIDGLVVENW, from the coding sequence ATGACTGGTAATTACCTTCTGGATACCAATATAATTGTAGCGTTCCTGAAAGGTGAGAGCAGTATTGTGGAGCGGGTCGTATCACCAATTGAACTGAAGGTCTGTTCAATAATTATCGGCGAACTACTCTACGGCGCCTACAATTCAACAAAAGTTGAAGCCAATTTGGAGCGAGTTGAGCAGGTGAAAGAACTGATTGATTCGATTCCGATTAATGACGGAACAGCAGCCGTATACGGGCGATTGAAACAGCATTTAAAGCGCAACGGCACTCCCATTCCTGAAAATGACGTCTGGATTGCGGCTATCGCTTTGCAAAATAACCTCACGCTGGCAACCCGGGACAGGCATTTTGACAAAATTGACGGGCTGGTCGTAGAAAACTGGTGA
- a CDS encoding sugar phosphate isomerase/epimerase family protein: MNTLFFCPMWGLESLGYAEAARRVKAAGYDGMEIAVWDGKYDEAVKAVRDNSLELVLMAFCVGNTFDEMKRSYRQWLDKTTSYKPLFVNSHTGKDFFTFEQNAELIRLAAEVQKQTGVRIVHETHRGRFTYSAPATQHYLANFPDLRLTADFSHWVNVAESYLADQPENVRRAIDRSEHIHCRVGQPEAPQVSDPRAPEWKDALETHAKWWDAIRTAQQKAGARTLTITCEFGPAPGYLPTLPYTQQPVVSQWDVNVFMKDFLKKRWSV, translated from the coding sequence GTGAACACTCTTTTTTTCTGTCCGATGTGGGGACTGGAATCCCTCGGTTATGCGGAGGCAGCCCGCCGCGTGAAAGCCGCCGGTTACGACGGCATGGAAATCGCCGTCTGGGACGGTAAATACGACGAAGCCGTCAAGGCCGTCCGCGACAATAGCCTGGAACTGGTGCTGATGGCCTTCTGTGTCGGCAATACCTTCGACGAAATGAAACGGAGCTACCGGCAATGGCTCGACAAAACGACTTCCTACAAGCCGCTGTTTGTCAATTCGCATACCGGCAAGGACTTTTTCACCTTCGAGCAGAATGCCGAGCTGATTCGGCTGGCCGCCGAGGTGCAGAAGCAGACCGGCGTGCGGATCGTCCACGAGACTCACCGCGGCCGGTTCACCTACAGCGCCCCGGCCACCCAGCATTACCTGGCGAATTTCCCGGATCTGCGCCTGACGGCCGATTTTTCGCACTGGGTCAACGTGGCGGAATCCTATTTGGCGGACCAGCCCGAAAACGTCCGCCGGGCCATCGACCGTTCCGAGCACATCCATTGCCGGGTGGGCCAGCCCGAGGCCCCGCAGGTCAGCGACCCACGCGCGCCGGAATGGAAAGACGCGCTGGAAACCCATGCCAAATGGTGGGACGCCATCCGCACCGCCCAGCAAAAGGCCGGAGCCCGGACGCTGACCATCACCTGCGAATTCGGCCCGGCCCCGGGGTATCTCCCCACGCTGCCCTACACCCAGCAGCCCGTCGTCAGCCAGTGGGACGTGAACGTGTTCATGAAGGACTTCCTGAAAAAGCGGTGGAGCGTCTGA
- the fbaA gene encoding class II fructose-bisphosphate aldolase, whose product MSEVATRFTPGVVTGEGVSEIFRHANENDYALPAVNVVGTNSVNAVLETAKAVNSPVIIQFSNGGGIFYAGKSLPNDKQQAAIAGSISGALHVHNIAELYGVPVILHTDHCAKKLLPWIDGLLEAGERHFDQTGKPLFSSHMLDLSEEPIEENIEICAKYFERMAKLGMTLEIELGVTGGEEDGVDNSDVDDSKLYTQPSEVAYAYEELLKISPNFTIAAAFGNVHGVYKPGNVKLQPVILKNSQDYIQEKFGTGPMPVNFVFHGGSGSSREEIREAIQYGAIKMNIDTDMQWSMWEGVKDYYQSKEAYLQSQLGNPEGPDSPNKKYYDPRVWLRKGEDSMVKRLKVAFEDLNCINRLA is encoded by the coding sequence ATGAGTGAGGTAGCCACCCGCTTCACGCCCGGAGTTGTAACGGGCGAAGGAGTTTCCGAAATCTTCCGTCATGCCAACGAAAACGACTATGCACTGCCCGCAGTAAACGTAGTCGGTACGAATTCTGTCAATGCCGTGCTGGAAACGGCTAAAGCCGTTAACTCCCCGGTAATCATCCAGTTCTCCAACGGCGGCGGGATTTTCTACGCCGGCAAGAGCCTTCCCAACGACAAACAGCAGGCAGCCATCGCCGGGTCCATCTCCGGGGCGCTGCACGTGCATAATATCGCCGAACTGTACGGCGTCCCGGTGATTCTGCACACCGACCACTGCGCCAAGAAACTGCTGCCGTGGATCGACGGTCTGCTGGAAGCGGGCGAGCGGCATTTCGACCAAACCGGCAAACCGCTGTTCTCCTCGCACATGCTCGACCTGTCGGAAGAACCGATCGAGGAAAACATCGAAATCTGCGCCAAATACTTCGAGCGGATGGCCAAGCTGGGCATGACGCTGGAAATCGAACTCGGCGTAACGGGCGGTGAAGAAGACGGCGTGGACAACTCGGACGTGGATGACTCCAAACTGTACACCCAGCCTTCGGAAGTAGCCTATGCCTACGAAGAACTGCTGAAAATCTCCCCCAACTTCACGATTGCGGCCGCTTTCGGAAACGTCCACGGCGTTTACAAGCCCGGCAACGTGAAGCTTCAGCCCGTCATCCTGAAAAACTCGCAGGACTATATCCAGGAGAAATTCGGAACGGGCCCGATGCCGGTGAACTTCGTTTTCCACGGCGGTTCAGGCTCAAGCCGGGAAGAAATCCGTGAGGCCATTCAGTATGGCGCTATCAAAATGAACATTGATACCGACATGCAGTGGTCGATGTGGGAAGGCGTAAAAGACTATTACCAGTCGAAAGAAGCTTACCTGCAGTCGCAGCTCGGCAACCCCGAAGGTCCGGATTCGCCGAACAAAAAATACTACGACCCGCGCGTATGGCTGCGCAAAGGCGAAGACAGCATGGTCAAACGCCTGAAAGTTGCGTTCGAAGACCTGAACTGCATCAATCGCCTTGCCTAA
- a CDS encoding DUF5686 and carboxypeptidase regulatory-like domain-containing protein produces MRFLLFVGCLFILHLTTAQTPRPSGLRGTVTTSKGEPLPYAAIVVRGTSNGTITNAEGRYELVLPPGRHDIIFQYLGFQAVQRPVEISDGFQTLDIKLEEQTFRLNEVAVGKGKEDPAYSIMRRAIAKSRIHLLQVDSYTARVYSKASVTITDLPMEFMYKKQLKEAEKEANFKKGVPVLNESVVEVTFRQPNTYKQRVIATRNSQDNNFPSPNQYFQASFYRPEVAGTVSPLSPKAFAYYKFEYEGTFREQGVDISKITVIPRSYGEGVFRGTIYIIENTWAIHSLQLETIAFQGLTVKIRQQFSPVQNVWMPVNQRYDIGGRVMGVAGNGQFVVTQTFKDLKVNPAYAEDVQVIDEKVEKPATQLKKSDIRGKDLDKLIAQQKELTAKDMRRIMREYDRQATQERREKKEVPPMRSDTTITDSLANRRNIAFWDSLRTVPLTQAEIKSYVRGDSLVVVRKVEAVKDSVKKEKSAKKKTKFSPEQLITGNTWKLNRQTSLVWESLFTGFTYNTVEGYVLQPGISLGYSPVPPKDSTKKKVPAKPLPVWSLGATGRYEFGRQRFIGFGTLSYRFKSTSVSLNGGRTVEQLNPANPISPALNTITTLLFEQNFMKLYQKDFLNLNAYLRIRQKADFFGGLEYASRSELANYREDLRPWINWDRRTFTPNRPFNAEAFSGFPTHEALVLQLRASMHLGDTRYLIRNGQRVSSRNKSPLVGIQYRKAIPVGGQSSDYDFLQVGLGHSFETGIRSQFSYQLSAGGFLTNRRVYFPDFKHFLGNQFFLQQGDPTSRFRMLPYYTYSTGRRFAEGHALLETRKFLLTQILYARLAGLREQVSVHYLYTPASRNYTELVYGLDGLIPAVLPFFRLEVVTQWQDFKYQNIGFRVGTTLKFGR; encoded by the coding sequence ATGCGCTTCCTCCTTTTTGTCGGTTGCCTTTTTATTCTCCACCTGACAACCGCCCAGACGCCCCGCCCCTCGGGACTGCGGGGCACGGTTACGACCAGTAAAGGCGAACCGCTCCCCTACGCCGCCATCGTCGTCCGGGGTACCTCCAACGGAACCATCACCAATGCAGAAGGCCGGTACGAACTGGTACTGCCCCCGGGTCGCCACGACATCATTTTTCAGTACCTTGGTTTTCAGGCCGTTCAGAGGCCGGTGGAGATAAGCGACGGCTTTCAGACGCTGGACATCAAACTGGAAGAACAAACGTTCCGGCTCAACGAAGTGGCGGTGGGCAAAGGAAAGGAAGACCCGGCTTACAGCATCATGCGGCGCGCCATTGCCAAAAGCCGGATTCACCTGCTCCAGGTGGACAGTTATACGGCCCGGGTGTATTCCAAGGCTTCGGTGACGATTACGGACCTGCCGATGGAGTTTATGTACAAAAAGCAGCTCAAGGAAGCCGAGAAAGAAGCCAATTTCAAGAAAGGCGTTCCGGTGCTGAACGAATCGGTGGTGGAGGTCACCTTCCGGCAGCCAAACACCTACAAACAGCGCGTGATTGCCACCCGCAATTCGCAGGACAACAATTTCCCCTCTCCCAACCAGTATTTTCAGGCCAGCTTTTACCGTCCGGAGGTCGCCGGTACCGTTTCGCCGCTCTCTCCCAAAGCGTTCGCCTATTACAAGTTTGAATACGAAGGCACCTTCCGCGAACAGGGTGTCGATATTTCCAAAATCACCGTTATCCCACGCTCGTACGGCGAGGGCGTTTTTCGGGGAACGATTTACATCATTGAAAACACTTGGGCCATTCACAGCCTTCAGCTCGAAACCATTGCTTTTCAGGGCCTTACCGTCAAAATTCGGCAGCAGTTCAGCCCGGTCCAGAACGTCTGGATGCCCGTCAACCAGCGGTACGACATCGGCGGGCGCGTGATGGGCGTGGCGGGTAACGGACAGTTTGTCGTGACCCAGACATTCAAAGACCTGAAAGTCAATCCGGCATACGCCGAGGATGTGCAGGTGATTGACGAAAAAGTGGAAAAACCCGCCACCCAGTTGAAGAAAAGCGACATCCGCGGCAAGGACCTCGACAAACTGATCGCCCAGCAAAAGGAACTGACAGCCAAAGACATGCGGCGCATCATGCGCGAGTACGACCGCCAGGCGACTCAGGAACGGCGTGAGAAAAAGGAAGTTCCGCCCATGCGTTCGGACACTACCATCACCGATTCCCTCGCCAACCGCCGCAACATCGCCTTCTGGGATTCCCTCCGCACGGTGCCGCTGACCCAGGCCGAAATCAAAAGCTACGTCCGCGGCGACAGTCTGGTGGTCGTCCGGAAAGTAGAGGCGGTGAAGGATTCGGTCAAAAAGGAAAAATCAGCCAAAAAGAAAACCAAATTCTCGCCCGAACAACTCATCACCGGCAACACCTGGAAGCTTAACCGGCAGACTTCGCTGGTCTGGGAAAGCCTCTTCACGGGCTTTACGTACAACACGGTGGAAGGCTACGTGCTGCAGCCAGGGATTTCGCTGGGGTACAGCCCGGTACCGCCCAAAGACAGCACGAAGAAAAAAGTCCCCGCCAAACCGCTGCCCGTCTGGTCGCTGGGTGCAACGGGCCGGTACGAGTTCGGCCGCCAGCGCTTCATTGGATTCGGCACGCTAAGCTACCGCTTCAAATCGACCAGCGTTTCCCTGAACGGCGGGCGGACGGTGGAGCAACTGAACCCGGCCAATCCCATCAGTCCGGCGCTCAACACCATCACGACGCTGCTGTTCGAGCAGAATTTTATGAAGCTGTACCAGAAGGACTTCCTGAACCTGAATGCCTATCTCAGAATCCGGCAGAAAGCGGATTTCTTCGGCGGGCTGGAATACGCCAGCCGCTCGGAACTGGCAAACTACCGGGAAGACCTTCGGCCCTGGATCAACTGGGACCGGCGGACGTTCACGCCGAACCGACCGTTTAATGCCGAAGCCTTCAGCGGCTTTCCGACCCACGAGGCGCTGGTGCTGCAACTGCGGGCTTCCATGCACCTGGGCGACACCCGCTACCTCATCCGGAACGGCCAGCGGGTTTCCAGCCGGAACAAAAGCCCGCTGGTCGGCATCCAGTACCGCAAAGCCATTCCGGTGGGCGGTCAGTCGTCGGATTACGACTTTTTGCAGGTCGGGCTGGGCCATTCGTTTGAAACGGGGATTCGCAGCCAGTTCAGCTACCAGCTCAGTGCGGGCGGTTTCCTGACGAACCGGCGCGTGTATTTTCCGGATTTCAAGCACTTCCTGGGCAACCAGTTTTTCCTGCAACAGGGCGACCCGACGAGCCGCTTCCGGATGCTGCCGTACTACACCTACAGCACGGGTCGCCGGTTTGCAGAAGGCCACGCCCTGCTCGAAACCCGCAAGTTTCTGCTGACCCAGATTCTGTACGCCCGGCTGGCGGGTCTACGCGAACAGGTGTCGGTACACTACCTGTACACGCCCGCTTCGCGCAACTATACCGAACTGGTGTACGGCCTCGACGGGCTGATTCCGGCCGTGCTGCCGTTCTTCCGGCTGGAAGTCGTGACGCAATGGCAGGATTTCAAATACCAGAATATTGGCTTCCGGGTCGGCACGACGCTGAAATTCGGCCGGTAA
- a CDS encoding PA14 domain-containing protein, with the protein MKNARNRILLGLWICLSLQARSQPGGAAPSAGDGLLGEYFTDWSFRQKVVARRDRQIDFSYDGYSAPVKGLHPQRFSVRWTGQLYAPVSGSYKFTAVVDDGIRIWVNGVLAMDEWRYRRQKLTGQSIPLKTGQFYDFKVEYYNARAGGYVQVNWNLVSGSAGGSTLTDSPQEKINGSYFYSQRPKPAVAVPPPKPKPVPPVVAKKAPKPTATRSLPPGKPAAPDSSKAVLTLKPPVGQINPAIIQFRQSDFTLLPQAYPELDKLAAALRSQPSVTLQVIGHTDNVGEPRLNQLLSEYRAKVVVSYLIQKGIEPHRLSAAGCGGTKPLTGNATEADRAQNRRVEFVLRSPQ; encoded by the coding sequence ATGAAAAATGCCCGTAACCGGATACTGCTCGGACTCTGGATCTGTCTGAGTCTTCAGGCCCGTAGCCAGCCGGGAGGGGCGGCTCCCTCGGCCGGCGACGGACTGCTGGGAGAATATTTTACGGACTGGAGCTTTCGGCAGAAGGTCGTTGCGCGCCGCGACCGGCAGATTGATTTCAGTTACGATGGCTACAGTGCGCCGGTCAAAGGGCTCCATCCGCAGCGTTTTTCGGTCAGGTGGACCGGACAATTGTACGCCCCCGTTTCCGGAAGCTATAAGTTCACGGCCGTCGTGGACGATGGCATCCGAATCTGGGTCAATGGCGTGCTGGCGATGGACGAATGGCGCTACCGGCGTCAGAAACTGACCGGACAAAGCATTCCGCTGAAGACCGGGCAGTTTTATGATTTCAAAGTGGAATACTACAACGCCAGGGCGGGTGGTTATGTGCAGGTCAACTGGAATCTGGTCAGTGGCAGTGCCGGTGGGTCAACGCTGACGGATTCGCCGCAGGAAAAAATCAACGGAAGTTATTTTTACAGCCAGCGACCGAAGCCTGCCGTCGCCGTTCCGCCGCCCAAACCCAAGCCGGTACCGCCGGTTGTGGCGAAAAAAGCGCCGAAGCCGACTGCGACCAGGTCACTTCCGCCCGGAAAACCCGCCGCGCCGGACAGCTCAAAAGCCGTTCTCACGCTGAAGCCACCGGTCGGGCAGATCAATCCGGCGATTATCCAGTTTCGACAGAGCGATTTCACCCTGCTTCCCCAGGCCTATCCGGAACTGGATAAATTAGCCGCCGCTTTGCGGAGCCAGCCTTCCGTTACCTTACAGGTGATCGGGCATACGGACAATGTGGGCGAGCCCCGACTAAACCAGCTGCTGTCGGAATACCGGGCGAAAGTGGTGGTCAGTTACCTCATCCAGAAAGGGATTGAACCGCATCGGCTGAGCGCCGCCGGCTGCGGCGGCACCAAACCACTGACCGGCAACGCGACCGAAGCCGACCGGGCGCAGAACCGCCGCGTGGAGTTCGTCCTCCGTTCGCCGCAATGA
- a CDS encoding ABC transporter ATP-binding protein: MVNVTQVTFGYGRRKILFRDLNLVLKPGSIYGLLGKNGAGKSSLLRLIVGLLFPLSGTIRVNGLEPRLRPPALLEDLFFIPEEIYLPTVSLERYLATISPFYPRFDEALFRRYLSEFDVPTGQWLTDMSYGQKKKVLISFGLATNTRLLIMDEPTNGLDIPSKSKFRKVVASAVDPDRLILISTHQVRDLDNLIDTVMILDNSELLLNHRLDDVTERLRFATLPQVEADTRVLYAEPSLRGYSVVMENDAGEESKIDLERLFNAAVNNRDRVKTLFGKGGRV, encoded by the coding sequence ATGGTCAACGTCACGCAAGTAACGTTTGGGTACGGCCGCCGGAAGATATTGTTTCGGGACCTGAATCTGGTGCTCAAGCCCGGTTCCATTTACGGCCTGCTCGGCAAAAACGGCGCGGGCAAGTCCAGTCTGCTCCGGCTGATCGTCGGGCTGCTGTTTCCCCTGAGCGGCACCATCCGGGTGAACGGCCTGGAACCGCGCCTGCGCCCGCCCGCGCTGCTGGAAGACCTGTTTTTCATTCCCGAGGAAATCTACCTGCCAACCGTGTCGCTGGAACGCTACCTTGCCACCATCAGCCCGTTCTACCCGAGGTTCGACGAGGCGCTTTTCCGGCGGTACCTGTCCGAATTCGACGTGCCGACCGGGCAGTGGCTCACGGACATGTCGTACGGGCAGAAAAAAAAGGTGCTCATCAGCTTTGGCCTGGCCACCAACACGCGCCTGCTCATCATGGACGAGCCGACCAACGGGCTCGATATCCCGTCCAAAAGTAAGTTTCGAAAAGTGGTTGCTTCGGCCGTAGACCCTGACCGGCTCATTCTGATTTCAACCCATCAGGTCCGCGACCTCGACAACCTGATCGACACCGTGATGATTCTGGACAATAGTGAATTGCTGCTCAACCACCGGCTCGACGACGTGACCGAGCGTCTGCGTTTTGCCACGTTGCCGCAGGTGGAAGCCGATACCCGCGTCCTGTACGCCGAGCCATCGCTGCGGGGCTATTCGGTGGTGATGGAAAACGACGCGGGCGAAGAAAGCAAAATCGACCTCGAACGGCTCTTCAATGCCGCCGTCAACAACCGCGACCGCGTAAAAACCCTTTTTGGTAAGGGGGGTAGGGTTTAA
- a CDS encoding GntR family transcriptional regulator translates to MDFKEKGAIYLQIADYVAERVLLGQWPPGERIPSVRDLGAKLEVNPNTVVRTYEFLQQKEVIFNKRGVGYFVADDAADRITAYRREQFLAGELPHLFRNMYLLNISLDELESRYRDFVKETYPV, encoded by the coding sequence ATGGATTTTAAAGAAAAAGGAGCTATTTATTTACAAATCGCGGACTATGTGGCCGAACGGGTGCTGCTCGGGCAGTGGCCCCCCGGCGAACGGATTCCGTCGGTGCGGGACCTCGGCGCGAAACTGGAAGTCAACCCCAACACGGTGGTACGGACCTACGAATTCCTGCAGCAGAAAGAGGTTATTTTCAACAAACGGGGCGTCGGGTATTTCGTGGCCGACGATGCCGCCGACCGCATTACCGCCTACCGCCGCGAACAGTTTCTGGCGGGCGAACTGCCTCACCTGTTCCGAAATATGTACCTGCTCAACATCAGCCTGGACGAGCTGGAGAGCCGCTACCGGGACTTTGTCAAGGAAACTTATCCGGTGTAA
- a CDS encoding beta-propeller fold lactonase family protein, translating to MRRFYATALLLSLSLSAFAQKAVQKEQNALKGLEAKRITLPNGWSLTPVGRTLPLGDLPLNMAVSPNGKQLAITNNGQSKQTIQLVDIASEKLLSELEIPKSWVGIRFSPDGSKLYASGGNDNRIVVYDIANGQLKESGRIELGKPWPVKISVAGVELDAKGQTVYAVTKEDSALYICDAAAGTIRSKVKLDAEPYTVLRAPNGEDLYISIWGGEKVVIFSPAQNKITGQIATGSHPNDMTITRDGRYLFTANANDNSVSVIDLKARKVVETLNTALFPDAPAGSTPNGLALTPDGKTLLVANADNNCLALFDVEKPGRSRSVGFIPTGWYPTAVKVVGRKVLVANGKGMTSLPNPQGPNPYKRREEGTQYIGALFKGTLSAFELPGRGEMAAYSQVVYRNTPYSKEKEKLAAGEANNPIPRRVGQKSPIKYVFYVIKENRTYDQVFGDMKEGNGDASLCLFPEKVTPNQHALAREFVLLDNFYVDAEVSADGHNWSMAAYATDYVEKTWPTSYGGRGGTYDYEGSRNVAFPKKGFIWDYCRRAGLSYRSYGEFEAYSKKKGTALAGHLSPKYPDYDLKIKDIDRVEIWKQEFDSLLAANAVPRFNTLRMGNDHTSGARLNAPTPAAHVADNDLAVGRFIEYLSNSPIWKESAVFILEDDAQNGPDHVDAHRSPALVISPYTKRRHVEHTMYSTSGMLRTMELILGLPPMSQYDAAALPMFACFTNQPNLTPYRHIPTNIDLEEKNTAMNEPARKSEKFDLRHADTLNDDEFSEVIWKAVKGENAVMPAPRRGAWVRLADGDDDDD from the coding sequence ATGAGACGATTTTACGCAACGGCATTGCTGTTATCCCTGTCGCTTTCCGCTTTTGCCCAGAAGGCGGTTCAAAAAGAGCAAAACGCCCTCAAAGGCCTGGAAGCCAAACGGATAACGCTGCCGAATGGCTGGAGCCTGACGCCCGTCGGCCGGACGCTGCCGCTGGGTGATCTGCCGCTCAACATGGCCGTCTCCCCGAACGGGAAGCAACTGGCCATCACCAACAACGGCCAGAGCAAACAGACCATCCAGCTCGTAGACATCGCCTCCGAAAAGCTGCTGAGCGAACTCGAAATTCCCAAATCCTGGGTGGGCATCCGCTTTAGTCCGGATGGCTCAAAACTGTACGCTTCGGGCGGCAATGACAACCGGATCGTGGTGTACGACATCGCGAACGGCCAGTTGAAAGAGTCCGGCCGAATCGAGCTGGGGAAACCCTGGCCGGTGAAAATCTCAGTGGCCGGGGTTGAACTGGACGCCAAAGGCCAGACGGTGTACGCCGTCACCAAGGAGGACAGCGCCCTCTACATCTGCGACGCGGCGGCGGGCACCATCCGCTCCAAAGTAAAACTGGATGCCGAACCGTATACGGTGCTGCGGGCACCGAACGGCGAAGACCTCTACATCTCCATCTGGGGCGGCGAAAAAGTCGTCATTTTTAGTCCGGCACAGAACAAAATTACGGGACAAATCGCCACGGGCAGCCACCCCAACGACATGACCATCACCCGGGACGGCCGCTACCTGTTTACTGCCAACGCCAACGACAATTCGGTTTCGGTCATCGACCTGAAAGCCCGGAAAGTGGTCGAAACGCTCAATACGGCCCTGTTTCCCGACGCACCGGCGGGCAGCACGCCCAACGGCCTGGCGCTGACGCCCGACGGCAAAACGCTGCTGGTCGCCAACGCCGACAACAACTGCCTGGCCCTGTTCGACGTCGAAAAACCGGGTCGCAGCCGCTCCGTGGGCTTCATCCCGACGGGCTGGTACCCAACGGCCGTGAAGGTGGTCGGCAGGAAAGTGCTGGTCGCCAACGGGAAAGGCATGACCTCGCTGCCCAATCCGCAGGGTCCGAACCCGTACAAGCGGCGCGAAGAAGGCACCCAGTACATCGGCGCGCTGTTCAAAGGTACGCTCTCGGCGTTCGAACTGCCGGGGCGCGGCGAGATGGCGGCGTATTCGCAGGTGGTTTACCGCAACACGCCCTATTCGAAGGAAAAGGAAAAACTGGCGGCCGGAGAAGCCAACAACCCCATTCCGCGCCGTGTGGGGCAGAAATCGCCCATTAAATACGTCTTTTACGTCATAAAGGAAAACCGGACGTACGACCAGGTGTTTGGCGACATGAAGGAAGGCAACGGCGACGCCTCGCTTTGTCTTTTCCCGGAAAAAGTAACCCCGAACCAGCACGCGCTGGCGCGTGAATTTGTGCTGCTCGACAACTTTTACGTCGATGCTGAAGTGAGTGCCGACGGGCACAACTGGTCGATGGCGGCCTACGCGACGGATTACGTCGAAAAGACGTGGCCGACGAGCTACGGCGGCCGCGGCGGCACCTACGATTACGAAGGCAGCCGGAACGTGGCGTTTCCGAAGAAGGGCTTCATCTGGGATTACTGCCGTCGGGCGGGCCTCAGCTACCGCAGCTACGGCGAGTTTGAAGCATATTCCAAGAAGAAAGGAACGGCCCTGGCCGGGCACCTGAGCCCGAAGTACCCCGATTATGACTTGAAAATCAAAGACATCGACCGGGTGGAAATCTGGAAGCAGGAGTTCGATTCGTTGCTGGCCGCCAACGCCGTGCCGCGTTTCAACACGCTGCGGATGGGCAACGACCACACCAGCGGCGCCCGCCTGAACGCCCCAACGCCCGCCGCCCACGTGGCCGACAACGATCTGGCCGTCGGTCGGTTCATTGAGTACCTGTCGAACAGCCCTATCTGGAAAGAATCCGCGGTATTTATTCTGGAAGACGACGCCCAGAACGGCCCCGACCACGTGGATGCCCACCGTTCGCCCGCGCTGGTCATCAGCCCGTATACCAAACGGCGGCATGTCGAGCATACGATGTACTCGACCTCGGGAATGCTCCGGACGATGGAACTGATTCTGGGCCTGCCGCCGATGAGCCAGTACGACGCGGCGGCCTTGCCGATGTTTGCCTGTTTCACAAACCAGCCGAACCTGACGCCCTACAGGCACATTCCGACGAACATTGATCTGGAAGAAAAGAACACGGCCATGAACGAACCGGCCCGTAAGTCGGAGAAATTCGACCTGCGTCATGCCGATACGCTCAACGACGACGAGTTCAGCGAAGTGATCTGGAAGGCCGTGAAGGGCGAGAACGCCGTCATGCCCGCCCCGCGCCGGGGTGCCTGGGTGCGCCTGGCCGACGGGGATGACGACGACGATTGA
- a CDS encoding GbsR/MarR family transcriptional regulator: MTYDEAKAKFIQTWGTLATQWGINRTMAQIHALLMIAPQPLDTDVIMQELQISRGNASMNLRDLLDWGLIYKQLRPGERREFFYAEKDVWKIARQVARERRRREITPVVEVLNELKNIDDSTPEAQEFRKVMNNLSGVVEFADNTLNAVIKAEENWLMGQFMKVFR, encoded by the coding sequence ATGACGTATGACGAGGCGAAAGCGAAATTCATTCAGACCTGGGGAACGCTGGCGACGCAATGGGGCATCAACCGCACGATGGCGCAGATTCACGCCTTGCTGATGATTGCGCCCCAACCGCTGGATACCGACGTAATCATGCAGGAATTGCAGATTTCGCGCGGGAACGCCAGCATGAACCTCCGTGACCTCCTGGACTGGGGGCTTATTTACAAACAACTCCGCCCCGGCGAGCGGCGGGAGTTCTTCTATGCCGAAAAAGATGTCTGGAAAATAGCCCGGCAGGTTGCCCGCGAACGGCGGCGGCGCGAAATCACCCCCGTAGTGGAGGTGCTCAACGAGTTGAAAAACATCGACGACTCCACCCCCGAGGCGCAGGAGTTTCGCAAAGTAATGAACAACCTCAGTGGCGTGGTGGAATTTGCCGACAATACCCTGAACGCGGTGATTAAAGCCGAGGAAAACTGGCTAATGGGACAGTTTATGAAAGTTTTCAGATGA